The genomic DNA TCAAGGATGGGGCGACATATACCACGAGCACATCCGCACCGGCGCACCCTGCCACCATGTTTGCATAATCAGCCACCATGGGGCTGTATTCTGAAAAATCAACCGCGCACAAAACCTTCTTGATATCGGCCATGACTCCTCCTTTGTTCCGGTTTCACCGGATTCATCGCCCAATTTCACATGATTTCGAAATTTCTGGACGCATAATAAACGGATTATCCTATCTAAAGAATGCCAGAGCCTTGGTCCATAGACAACTTTTTTTTTCTACATTATCATGTATCCATGCTTCAGATCGGCCAGCACGTCGCATCGGCATTTTTTTCCGGGGGCTTCGGAACAAAAAAATCAATCTTTTCGGCATATTGTTGAACGTTACAGTTTGGCAGGGTTCTTGCTGAATTAAGGCAAACCACTGGATAGGAGTAGGAACCATGAAGATCCGTCCAGATCAGATCGAGGGCGTTCAACCGGAGCAAACGCAACGGAAGAACAAGGCAAAAACGCAAGGACCGGCCTTCGGGGATTTTCTCAATCAGGAAGTGGCCAAGGGCACAGCGCCCGCAGCCGCACAGGGCATTGCCCCTCCGCCGATTGTGAATCCCCTGATTGGCGCCCAGGCCACGGCTCCCGTACAGCGTATCGACGCTGACGACACCGCTGTGACAGGTCAGGTGGAGTCCATCCTCGACAAATGGGACAACTATGCCGCAGCACTCGCAGGCCCGGAATCAGGACTCAAGTCCGCTTACGGGACGCTTGATGAAATCGCGGCTGACGTCGATGCGCTCAAGAACGGCCAGACCGATCTCGCACCCGGCCTCAAGTCCATTGTCGATGAACTGGATGCCATGACCACCGCCGAGCGGTTCAAGTTCAACCGGGGTGACTACGTGTAGCCTCCGGTCAGGAGCTGACCTTTTTACGCCCGGATCGCACAGAGCGATCCGGGCGGCCCTTGATGGGAAAAATCAAAAATAGCCTGCACGATTGTGTGGGCTTTTTTCGTTGAAAAAAAAGAAACGCCAAGCCCCCCTCTCCTTTCACCAACACCATACGCCCCGGTTCTTTCCGGCACCGGCTTGCCTCATGCACTTCTCTGTGACATTCAGGAAGATGCAATCTTCATAATGCAAGGAGTCTTCGCATGCATGGGCGGTTTTCACTTTTTCTCTGTGGCCTGATTCTCTTTGTCTCCTGCGGCTGTGCCGTCCACCAAAGGCAGCAGGATGCCCCGCTGCAAGCAGCCGAAGTGAACGGCGTACACCTCGGATATCGCATTCTAGGCAACGGCCCTCCCCTCTTGTTGATCATGGGATACGCAGGAACCATGGACGTATGGGACCCGGCCATGGTGAGCGAGTTGGCGCTGCAAAGGACAGTCATCCTCTATCGATAACCGCGGCATGGGACATTCGACCATCGACGGCACGCCTTTGACCATGAAGCTGATGGCCTCGGACGCCGCTGAACTGCTAAAGGCAATCGGAATTGACCGCGCCGATGTCATGGGATGGTCCATGGGGTCGATCATCGCTCAGGAAATGGCGCTCGCGTATCCGGACAGGGTGGGCAAAATGATTCTCTACGGGACAGCCGTGGACTCGGCCCCGGTCAAAGCCGCGTTGGATGGCATGGTGCGCTGAGTCACAAGGAATTTGTGGCGCGACTGTTTCCCGACGCATGGAAAGAGCTGCACCCCGATATTTACTCACGCCTCCCCTCGACCTCCATTACACCATCAGCCGAGGTTATTGGTCGACAATACAAAGCCTTGGTCAACTGGCCCGGAACAAGGGAACGACTCGCCACGCTGAACAAGGAAACACTCGTCATTGTGGGACAGGATGACCGGATTACGCCGCCTGAGCAGGCCATGGCAACAGTCAGTCTCATTGAAGGAGCATGGCTCACCCGGTTCAAGGGGGCCGACCACTGGCTGATGTATCAGGCGGGAAAGGACATGGCTTCCGTAATTGAGGGGTTTCTCAGTGTGCAGGGAGATTTGATTCTTTCTTCCCAAAGATAGAAAAGGCAAAAGACGAAAAAGCATAAATCCAGTCGCTTTCGCTCCTTCCATGCCCT from uncultured Pseudodesulfovibrio sp. includes the following:
- a CDS encoding alpha/beta hydrolase, whose translation is MGHSTIDGTPLTMKLMASDAAELLKAIGIDRADVMGWSMGSIIAQEMALAYPDRVGKMILYGTAVDSAPVKAALDGMVR
- a CDS encoding alpha/beta hydrolase, encoding MARLFPDAWKELHPDIYSRLPSTSITPSAEVIGRQYKALVNWPGTRERLATLNKETLVIVGQDDRITPPEQAMATVSLIEGAWLTRFKGADHWLMYQAGKDMASVIEGFLSVQGDLILSSQR